A genome region from Pseudomonas pergaminensis includes the following:
- a CDS encoding dipeptide ABC transporter ATP-binding protein, with the protein MNAITEIDTGVLQVHDLRVELPGQVDVVSGISFSLQAGEILGLVGESGSGKTTLATALLAHARRGARIVGGQVQVDGQALLSLEGEALRRARGSLIGYVAQDPATALNPALRIGHLLRETLAVHPSGLDRAAQQQRINETLRDVGLPDDPEFLRRFPHQLSGGQQQRVMLALAFVLRPRLIVLDEPTTALDVSTQAHILATLRRLCKSQGVAAVYVSHDLAVIKDLVDRVMVMYAGRIVETASRDALFSRPSHPYTRGLLAAIPDVAGRRALKAIAGHAPAPGQRPQGCSFGPRCERFASVCALREPALQARGAGHAVACLVPHDQPLQAIALTPIAAVTAQAEAPLLSIRGLNVAYDRQVLFDIALQVQPGECLALVGESGSGKTSLARAVAGLGENALGELHYAGRPLPLQARQRDAGLRHQIQYIFQNPYRALNPRQTVYQTLSSPLEHFFAVKGVAARQRVEAVLKRVSLPASVADLYPHSLSGGERQRVAIARALLCEPRLLICDEITSALDVSVQASILDLLRQLQREGLTLLFVTHDLGVVRAIADRVLVLKVGRVVEQGAVDEVLDQPQAAYTRTLLEHSPSLG; encoded by the coding sequence ATGAACGCAATCACCGAAATCGACACCGGGGTCCTGCAGGTGCATGACCTGCGCGTGGAGTTGCCGGGGCAGGTGGATGTGGTGTCGGGCATCTCGTTCAGCCTGCAGGCCGGGGAGATCCTCGGTTTGGTCGGCGAATCGGGGTCGGGCAAGACCACGCTGGCCACCGCCTTGCTCGCCCATGCGCGGCGCGGCGCGCGGATTGTTGGCGGCCAGGTGCAGGTCGACGGCCAGGCGCTGTTGAGCCTGGAGGGCGAAGCCTTGCGCCGGGCGCGTGGCAGCCTGATCGGCTATGTCGCCCAGGACCCGGCCACCGCGCTGAATCCGGCGCTGCGCATCGGTCACCTGTTGCGCGAGACCCTGGCGGTGCATCCGTCGGGCCTGGATCGTGCGGCTCAGCAGCAACGTATCAATGAAACGCTGCGAGACGTCGGTCTGCCGGACGATCCGGAGTTCCTGCGGCGCTTTCCCCATCAACTCTCCGGGGGCCAGCAACAGCGGGTGATGCTGGCGCTGGCCTTCGTGCTGCGCCCGCGCCTGATTGTGCTGGATGAGCCGACCACCGCGCTGGATGTCAGCACCCAGGCGCATATCCTCGCCACGCTGCGGCGCCTGTGTAAAAGCCAGGGTGTGGCGGCGGTGTATGTGTCCCACGACCTGGCGGTGATCAAGGACCTGGTGGACCGGGTGATGGTGATGTATGCCGGGCGCATTGTGGAAACTGCCAGCCGCGATGCGCTGTTCAGCCGGCCGTCCCATCCCTATACCCGAGGGTTGCTGGCGGCGATCCCGGATGTGGCGGGACGTCGTGCGTTGAAAGCGATTGCCGGGCACGCGCCGGCACCGGGGCAACGGCCACAGGGGTGCAGTTTCGGGCCACGCTGCGAGCGGTTTGCCTCAGTGTGCGCGCTGCGGGAGCCGGCGTTGCAGGCCCGGGGGGCCGGCCATGCGGTGGCGTGTCTCGTCCCCCATGACCAGCCGTTGCAGGCAATCGCGTTGACACCGATTGCGGCTGTTACCGCGCAGGCCGAAGCACCGTTGCTGTCCATCCGCGGCTTGAACGTAGCCTACGACCGGCAGGTGCTGTTCGACATTGCATTGCAGGTGCAGCCGGGGGAGTGCCTGGCGTTGGTGGGCGAGTCCGGCTCCGGCAAGACCAGCCTTGCACGGGCCGTCGCCGGCCTGGGGGAAAATGCCCTGGGTGAATTGCACTACGCTGGCCGCCCACTGCCGTTGCAGGCACGCCAGCGCGATGCGGGGTTGCGTCACCAGATCCAATACATCTTCCAGAATCCGTATCGCGCGTTGAACCCGCGTCAAACCGTGTACCAGACGCTGAGCTCGCCCTTGGAACACTTCTTCGCGGTCAAAGGCGTTGCGGCGCGGCAGCGGGTCGAGGCGGTGCTCAAGCGCGTGTCGCTGCCGGCCTCGGTGGCCGATCTTTACCCCCACAGCCTATCGGGTGGCGAACGCCAGCGCGTGGCCATCGCCCGTGCGCTGCTGTGCGAACCCAGGCTGCTGATCTGCGATGAAATCACCTCGGCACTGGACGTGTCGGTGCAGGCATCGATCCTCGACCTGCTGCGCCAATTGCAGCGCGAAGGGCTGACCTTGTTGTTCGTAACCCACGACCTCGGCGTCGTCCGCGCCATTGCGGACCGAGTGCTGGTGTTGAAGGTGGGCAGGGTAGTGGAGCAGGGCGCGGTGGATGAGGTATTGGACCAGCCGCAGGCGGCGTATACCCGCACGTTGCTGGAGCATTCGCCGTCGTTGGGGTGA
- a CDS encoding LLM class flavin-dependent oxidoreductase, which yields MSIEFVGMIFPRQWSETRGMRSPDFDLDFICHHARAHEHAGFDRVLIASGPGSADSLQIAAYAAAHTERLGFMIAHRPGLTAPTVAARAFATLDHTTGGGRIRLHAITGITAEPQEGDFLLDKTERYQRTDEYLEIVRRTWTADEPFDFEGKYFNIKGAFSPVKPLQQPHIPISFGGSSDIAYQIAVKHADLYALWGEPLSGVAEQIAKLKAAAAAAGVEAPRVSLSVRLILGATEELAWQRAEQILEQIKANPQFAAGSPWQKPIKGTGSERLLAAAALGDRHDRALWMPTATAVGAYGDTTALVGTPETVAQALLDYVDLGVTTFLNRGYDPLYDTVDYGRWIIPAVREEARRRQARVA from the coding sequence ATGTCCATTGAATTTGTCGGCATGATTTTCCCCCGCCAGTGGTCTGAAACCCGTGGCATGCGCAGCCCGGATTTTGACCTCGACTTTATCTGCCATCATGCCCGCGCCCATGAGCATGCCGGCTTCGACCGCGTACTGATCGCCAGCGGCCCGGGCAGCGCCGACAGCCTGCAGATCGCGGCCTACGCGGCGGCGCATACCGAGCGCCTGGGGTTCATGATTGCCCACCGCCCTGGCCTCACCGCGCCCACCGTTGCCGCCCGAGCCTTCGCCACGCTGGACCACACCACCGGTGGCGGGCGCATCCGCCTGCACGCAATCACCGGGATTACCGCCGAGCCGCAGGAAGGCGACTTCCTGCTGGACAAGACCGAGCGCTACCAACGCACCGATGAGTACCTGGAGATCGTGCGGCGCACCTGGACCGCCGACGAGCCGTTCGATTTCGAGGGCAAGTACTTCAACATCAAAGGCGCATTTTCACCGGTCAAGCCGTTGCAACAGCCGCACATCCCGATTTCGTTTGGCGGGTCTTCGGACATCGCCTACCAGATCGCGGTCAAGCACGCGGATTTGTATGCGCTGTGGGGCGAGCCGTTGAGTGGCGTGGCGGAGCAGATTGCCAAGCTCAAGGCCGCCGCTGCGGCAGCGGGCGTTGAAGCGCCACGGGTGAGTTTGTCGGTGCGTTTGATCCTGGGCGCCACTGAGGAACTGGCCTGGCAACGTGCCGAACAGATCCTGGAACAGATCAAGGCCAACCCACAGTTTGCCGCCGGCAGCCCCTGGCAGAAACCCATCAAGGGCACCGGCTCGGAACGCCTGCTGGCCGCCGCAGCCTTGGGCGACCGGCACGACCGCGCGCTATGGATGCCCACCGCCACCGCCGTAGGCGCCTACGGCGACACCACCGCCCTGGTCGGCACCCCGGAAACCGTCGCGCAGGCGTTGTTGGATTATGTGGACCTGGGCGTGACCACGTTCTTGAACCGGGGGTATGACCCGTTGTACGACACGGTGGATTATGGACGGTGGATCATCCCGGCGGTGCGTGAAGAAGCGCGTCGCAGGCAGGCACGCGTTGCGTAG
- a CDS encoding TonB-dependent receptor plug domain-containing protein, whose amino-acid sequence MHAIALRLPLLLAATLPLQAFAADTQLQTVTVQASSSESDDDALPTRPPTSVYGGTETKVLDTPRSVVQINAEQLANGSIHSADDLVKYAPGITRGGGQNAGIAPQFRAQGSEIFQDGQRGYAVRHPANFNAYEGADIVAGPSSVTYGSVSGSGGYVNYLSKKPNFNEFKTKLSGELGSWVPDGTSRNSNKFSIDNTGPLTDNLAYRLSITKQRQQDFYDNVDNNFDAFYGALAWRNDNVRVDWNASYDNYYDYNITHGWNRATQDLVDHGKYYAGRATPIIQNGNTLWSPVLASGAADAPTLGWVQRQRNAQGQYSVVDGSFQTASPNTQANPGSLRGWVYDPTLAGNGEQSLSSQAGQRKEDESSSRRFTTQLRIEADLSPTITVANSTFYERSKDITDAVGAFQVQSKDTIFDNRFEFRSRNETRLGGWTLRDDSNTGLIYRREFNQSIAANNSFGSTINAYDLTQNPSGKNPGDLLGLDGSNPAGGNGAWIGQPGVPQYSNYYGWLNLPPMYAAGHGLYAESLAPYTAESTWTTKTLFSQHNLKYGDYVGLNIGASRSWIDAEIHNPFTLAGGNRRQDSDNYRLFAFQVSPYVKPTENTTLYYTFDRSLAVNTGFFSNGLGWGSGAGANQLNPLAFQSLSVLHEVGVKVEAVPNQLFMTLAAFKQARDQAPDSNNNIARLQIKGVEATVRYQPDDHLRSGLNLSRLSAYNEFTSQAGFASAGFIPDNGTVFGDNNSLNQRPSGRYDAVQIPEYTASGYVDYRFDSGFGAELSGWWTSSWYLNLSKTVKIPNEYNLDLALYYRQPQWSTTLRVLNLTNELNFVSGLAGSTNTFLQPMPGRTLLAQVDYQF is encoded by the coding sequence ATGCACGCTATCGCCTTGCGTTTACCCCTGCTGCTGGCCGCAACCCTGCCGCTGCAGGCTTTTGCCGCCGACACCCAACTGCAGACCGTTACCGTGCAGGCCAGCAGCAGCGAGTCGGATGACGACGCCCTGCCCACCCGTCCACCGACCTCGGTGTATGGCGGCACCGAGACCAAGGTGCTCGACACCCCGCGCTCAGTGGTACAGATCAACGCCGAACAGTTGGCCAACGGCTCGATCCACAGTGCCGACGACCTGGTCAAGTATGCACCGGGGATCACCCGTGGCGGCGGCCAGAATGCCGGGATCGCCCCGCAGTTCCGTGCCCAGGGGTCGGAAATTTTCCAGGACGGCCAGCGCGGTTATGCCGTACGTCACCCCGCCAACTTCAATGCCTATGAAGGCGCCGATATCGTTGCCGGGCCGTCCTCGGTGACCTACGGCTCGGTGTCCGGCAGCGGCGGCTACGTCAACTACCTGAGCAAAAAGCCCAACTTCAATGAGTTCAAGACCAAGCTCAGCGGCGAACTGGGCTCATGGGTACCGGACGGCACATCGCGCAACTCCAACAAGTTCAGTATCGACAACACCGGCCCCTTGACTGACAACCTGGCCTATCGCCTGAGCATCACCAAGCAGCGCCAGCAAGACTTCTACGACAACGTCGACAACAACTTCGACGCGTTCTACGGCGCCCTGGCCTGGCGCAACGACAATGTGCGCGTGGACTGGAACGCCAGCTACGACAACTACTACGACTACAACATCACCCACGGCTGGAACCGCGCCACCCAGGACCTGGTAGACCACGGCAAGTACTACGCCGGCCGTGCCACGCCGATCATCCAGAATGGCAACACCCTGTGGTCGCCGGTACTGGCCTCCGGCGCCGCCGATGCCCCCACCCTTGGCTGGGTGCAACGCCAGCGCAATGCCCAGGGCCAGTACAGCGTGGTCGACGGCAGCTTCCAGACCGCTTCCCCCAATACCCAGGCCAACCCCGGCAGCCTGCGCGGTTGGGTGTATGACCCGACGCTGGCAGGCAATGGCGAGCAGTCCTTGTCCTCCCAGGCCGGGCAGCGCAAGGAAGATGAAAGCAGCTCGCGGCGCTTTACCACGCAGCTGCGCATCGAAGCCGACCTGTCGCCCACCATCACCGTGGCCAACAGCACGTTCTATGAACGTTCCAAGGACATTACCGATGCCGTGGGTGCCTTCCAGGTGCAATCGAAGGACACGATTTTCGATAACCGTTTCGAGTTCCGCTCGCGCAATGAAACCCGGCTGGGCGGCTGGACCCTGCGCGATGACAGCAACACCGGCCTGATCTACCGCCGCGAATTCAACCAGTCGATTGCCGCCAACAATAGCTTCGGTTCCACCATCAACGCCTACGACCTGACCCAGAATCCTTCCGGCAAAAACCCCGGCGACCTGTTGGGCCTCGACGGCAGCAACCCGGCCGGTGGCAACGGCGCGTGGATCGGCCAGCCCGGCGTGCCGCAATATTCCAACTACTACGGCTGGCTGAACCTGCCGCCGATGTACGCGGCCGGGCATGGGCTGTATGCCGAATCCCTGGCGCCCTACACCGCTGAAAGCACCTGGACCACCAAGACCCTGTTCAGCCAGCACAACCTCAAGTACGGCGATTATGTCGGCCTGAACATCGGCGCCAGTCGCAGCTGGATCGACGCCGAGATCCATAACCCTTTCACCCTCGCAGGCGGCAATCGGCGCCAGGACAGCGACAACTATCGGTTGTTTGCCTTCCAGGTCAGCCCCTACGTAAAACCCACTGAAAACACCACGCTGTACTACACCTTCGATCGCTCGCTGGCGGTCAATACCGGGTTCTTCTCCAACGGCCTGGGCTGGGGCAGTGGCGCCGGCGCCAACCAGCTCAACCCGCTGGCGTTCCAGAGCCTGAGCGTGTTGCATGAGGTCGGGGTTAAGGTCGAAGCGGTGCCCAACCAGCTGTTCATGACCTTGGCGGCGTTCAAGCAAGCCCGGGACCAGGCGCCCGACAGCAATAACAATATTGCGCGGCTGCAGATCAAGGGCGTGGAAGCCACCGTGCGCTATCAACCGGATGACCACCTGCGCAGCGGCCTCAACCTGTCCAGGCTCAGCGCCTACAACGAGTTCACCTCCCAGGCCGGGTTTGCGTCCGCCGGGTTCATCCCCGACAACGGCACGGTGTTTGGCGATAACAACAGCCTCAACCAGCGGCCTTCCGGACGCTATGACGCGGTGCAGATTCCCGAGTACACCGCCAGCGGCTATGTCGACTACCGCTTCGATTCCGGCTTTGGCGCCGAACTCTCCGGCTGGTGGACCAGCAGCTGGTACCTGAACCTGAGCAAGACGGTAAAGATCCCCAACGAGTACAACCTCGACCTCGCCCTGTACTACCGCCAGCCGCAGTGGAGCACCACGTTGCGGGTGCTCAACCTGACCAACGAACTCAACTTCGTCAGCGGCCTGGCCGGGTCCACCAACACCTTTTTGCAACCCATGCCTGGCCGCACCTTGCTGGCCCAGGTCGACTATCAATTCTGA
- a CDS encoding ABC transporter substrate-binding protein: MTLLLSRRDFLGYSATVGGGLLLAGCGPSDAPAVVAGDDRPRYGGRLRLGILDGNQSGNLDAHKPVGSGIVRGFALYSKLWEWDEQMQPRLALAELAEPNADASAWTLRLRPGLEFHNGKTIDADDLIFSIRRLTDPQLASPYAALLHWVDRDNLVKLDNRTVRLSFREGRSYMPLAETWVNFGGIVPVDYHPVTNPVGAGPYKLKSFTPGQRSLFTRFENYYKDGKPYADELEIIDFKDQVSRLAALRAGQIDMANVLPTEQLPILQKDPRLQVIKSVTGNWLSFDMNLDKPPFNDPRVREAFRLLADREELVRRALNGQGRVANDLYAPSDPTFNHSLGPRPYDPQRAAQLLKEAGQENLEVELITTPGPGLSSALVLAEQAKRIGVTLKVKQVDLATFQGPLKNDWTLSTGGSIGAPFLASAIHTDAPFAVSNKTHFNDPQFSELFLAAMAQPDLEKRKVLVHQVQQIQYERGGMLIWGYADLLDSVSTRVGGAQSEASLFSTWRFEKLWLKDTA, translated from the coding sequence ATGACCCTACTCTTGAGCCGCCGGGACTTTCTCGGCTACAGCGCAACGGTCGGCGGCGGCCTGCTGCTGGCCGGTTGCGGCCCCAGCGACGCGCCTGCCGTGGTGGCCGGCGACGACCGACCACGTTATGGCGGGCGGCTACGCCTGGGCATTCTCGATGGCAACCAGAGCGGCAACCTGGACGCGCACAAACCGGTGGGCAGCGGCATCGTTCGCGGCTTTGCGCTGTACAGCAAATTATGGGAGTGGGACGAGCAGATGCAACCGCGCCTGGCCCTGGCTGAACTGGCCGAGCCGAACGCCGATGCGAGTGCCTGGACCTTGCGCTTGCGTCCGGGCCTGGAGTTCCACAATGGCAAGACCATCGACGCCGACGATTTGATCTTCTCGATCCGTCGCCTCACCGACCCGCAACTGGCCTCGCCCTATGCCGCGCTGTTGCACTGGGTCGACCGCGACAACCTGGTCAAGCTCGACAACCGCACCGTGCGCCTGAGCTTCCGAGAAGGTCGCAGCTACATGCCGCTGGCGGAAACCTGGGTCAACTTCGGCGGCATCGTGCCGGTGGACTACCACCCGGTCACCAACCCGGTGGGCGCCGGTCCCTATAAGTTGAAAAGCTTCACCCCCGGCCAGCGTTCGCTGTTCACCCGCTTCGAAAACTACTACAAGGACGGCAAGCCCTACGCCGATGAGCTGGAAATCATCGACTTCAAGGACCAGGTCTCGCGCCTCGCCGCCCTGCGTGCCGGGCAGATCGACATGGCCAATGTGCTGCCCACCGAGCAACTGCCGATCCTGCAAAAAGACCCGCGCCTGCAGGTGATCAAGTCCGTGACGGGCAACTGGCTGTCCTTCGACATGAACCTGGACAAGCCACCCTTCAACGACCCACGGGTGCGCGAAGCGTTTCGCCTGCTGGCCGACCGTGAGGAACTGGTGCGTCGTGCACTGAACGGCCAGGGCCGGGTCGCCAACGACTTGTATGCGCCAAGCGACCCGACGTTCAACCACAGCCTCGGCCCACGCCCCTACGACCCGCAACGCGCGGCGCAACTGTTGAAGGAAGCCGGCCAGGAAAACCTTGAGGTGGAACTGATCACCACCCCCGGCCCCGGCCTGAGTTCCGCGCTGGTGCTGGCCGAGCAAGCCAAGCGCATTGGTGTGACCCTGAAGGTCAAGCAAGTGGACCTGGCGACGTTCCAGGGGCCACTGAAAAACGACTGGACCCTGAGCACCGGCGGCAGCATCGGCGCGCCGTTCCTGGCCAGTGCGATCCACACCGATGCGCCCTTTGCGGTATCGAACAAGACCCACTTCAACGACCCGCAGTTCAGCGAGCTGTTCCTGGCGGCCATGGCCCAGCCCGACCTGGAAAAACGCAAGGTCCTGGTGCACCAGGTGCAGCAGATCCAGTACGAACGCGGCGGCATGTTGATCTGGGGCTACGCCGACCTGCTCGACAGCGTGTCCACCCGCGTCGGCGGTGCGCAGTCGGAAGCGTCATTGTTCAGCACCTGGCGCTTCGAGAAGCTCTGGCTCAAAGACACCGCCTGA
- a CDS encoding LLM class flavin-dependent oxidoreductase — protein sequence MSIEFFTRLPLHGETQFLPGDPRNRGDWHRGGANSTGAVSGFSVGDHFTYIDYLGQIAKAAEINGFGGALMVNAPTGEEPWTVCSLLARETRTLQFVTAFQPYHYTPWVSVQQAATYQRATGNRLVWNIINGGSDAIQRQVGDYSDHDERYARATEFMDVVKGYWHNETFHYDGTFYKADGGGLRGPLKKAQLPLICTAGSSIAAREFAAKHADFYLMRAEHPDEIAALIADLRQRALKWGRTDIRFGLSIDVITRETEELARTEAKRFFDEGIARGAVKAVAAHAGLRTARKLSYEHGFADKNEAQGFDDFFIHPNVWTGFGYIGIPPGCALVGSYENVVARIREYNSIGIDLFFLAGYPHLEEAYRLGEHILPHFRSERAELSRAQEPLRELHSANGGA from the coding sequence ATGAGCATTGAATTCTTCACTCGCCTGCCATTGCACGGTGAAACCCAGTTCCTGCCCGGCGACCCACGCAACCGCGGCGACTGGCATCGCGGCGGCGCCAACAGCACCGGCGCGGTCTCCGGGTTCAGTGTGGGCGACCACTTCACCTACATCGACTACCTGGGCCAGATTGCCAAGGCGGCTGAGATCAACGGGTTTGGCGGTGCGTTGATGGTCAACGCGCCCACCGGCGAAGAGCCGTGGACGGTCTGCTCGCTGCTGGCCCGCGAGACACGCACCCTGCAGTTCGTCACCGCGTTCCAGCCCTACCACTACACCCCGTGGGTGTCGGTGCAACAAGCGGCCACCTACCAGCGCGCCACTGGTAATCGCCTGGTGTGGAACATCATCAACGGCGGTTCGGATGCGATCCAGCGCCAGGTCGGCGACTACAGCGACCATGACGAGCGCTATGCACGCGCCACCGAGTTCATGGACGTGGTCAAGGGCTATTGGCACAACGAGACCTTCCACTACGACGGCACCTTCTACAAAGCTGACGGCGGTGGCCTGCGTGGCCCGTTGAAAAAGGCCCAGTTGCCGCTGATCTGCACCGCCGGCTCCTCGATTGCCGCGCGGGAGTTTGCCGCCAAGCACGCGGACTTCTACCTGATGCGCGCCGAGCACCCGGATGAAATCGCCGCGCTGATCGCCGACCTGCGCCAACGCGCACTCAAATGGGGGCGGACCGACATCCGCTTCGGCCTGTCGATCGACGTGATCACCCGCGAAACCGAAGAACTGGCGCGCACCGAGGCCAAGCGTTTCTTCGACGAAGGCATCGCCCGTGGCGCGGTCAAGGCCGTGGCCGCCCATGCCGGGCTGCGCACTGCGCGCAAGCTGAGCTACGAGCATGGCTTTGCCGACAAGAACGAGGCCCAGGGGTTTGATGACTTCTTCATTCACCCGAATGTGTGGACCGGCTTCGGTTACATCGGCATCCCTCCGGGCTGTGCACTGGTGGGCAGCTACGAAAACGTGGTGGCGCGGATTCGCGAGTACAACAGCATCGGCATCGATCTGTTCTTCCTCGCCGGCTACCCGCACCTGGAAGAAGCCTATCGCCTCGGCGAGCACATCCTGCCGCACTTTCGCAGCGAGCGCGCCGAATTGAGCCGCGCACAGGAACCGCTGCGTGAACTGCACTCGGCCAACGGTGGAGCCTGA
- a CDS encoding alpha/beta hydrolase family protein — protein sequence MKLPHSFAFGLSVLALSMSVFAADVHAPKPDPLQGDGRVSAFYTWEKAIPATPGKLLRSEPLDKTLSLANAASAQRILYTSTDGIDNKTPIVVSGALFLPKGKAPAGGWPVASWGHGTVGVADVCAPSWQGRSYRDVAYLNRWLEEGFAVVATDYQGLGVPGGHPLLNSRMAAYGILDAAKAVVAGVPGLADKVLIVGQSQGGAGAFAAAAYAATYAPDLGVKGSIGTGVIYTLDYAKNPSEEVRNKVDPTLAYGFYTLLAAQQYDPSINPADFYTDKALPIFEQARTSCLFALEGDVEGLGLSIANTKKDYKGKQLAPWLAQVSYPTLKTSKPIFIGTGADDTTPAAATQVKLMQDACNAGSVVEGHLYKGLGHSATVNASLKDSIPFAHKVINDQPITPVCAPTAQ from the coding sequence ATGAAACTGCCACACTCCTTCGCGTTCGGTCTCAGCGTACTGGCCTTGTCCATGAGCGTCTTTGCCGCCGATGTGCATGCACCGAAACCCGACCCGCTGCAAGGTGACGGCCGCGTCTCGGCGTTCTACACCTGGGAAAAAGCCATCCCGGCCACACCCGGCAAACTGCTGCGCAGCGAGCCGCTGGACAAGACCCTGAGCCTGGCAAATGCCGCCAGCGCCCAACGCATCCTCTACACTTCCACCGATGGCATCGATAACAAGACGCCGATCGTGGTCTCCGGCGCGCTGTTCCTGCCCAAGGGCAAGGCGCCTGCGGGGGGTTGGCCGGTGGCGAGCTGGGGCCATGGCACCGTCGGCGTGGCGGACGTGTGCGCGCCGTCCTGGCAAGGCCGTTCCTACCGCGATGTGGCTTACCTCAATCGCTGGCTGGAAGAAGGCTTTGCGGTGGTCGCCACCGACTATCAAGGCCTTGGTGTCCCCGGCGGCCACCCATTGCTGAACAGCCGCATGGCCGCCTACGGCATTCTCGATGCCGCCAAGGCCGTGGTCGCGGGTGTCCCCGGCCTGGCCGACAAAGTGCTGATCGTCGGCCAGTCCCAGGGCGGTGCCGGTGCCTTTGCGGCAGCTGCCTATGCCGCTACCTACGCCCCCGACCTCGGCGTCAAGGGCAGCATCGGCACGGGCGTGATCTACACCCTCGACTACGCGAAAAACCCCAGCGAAGAGGTGCGCAACAAGGTCGACCCGACCCTGGCCTACGGTTTCTACACCCTGCTCGCGGCCCAGCAATACGACCCGAGCATCAACCCGGCGGACTTCTACACCGACAAGGCTCTGCCGATCTTCGAACAGGCTCGCACCAGTTGCCTGTTTGCCCTCGAAGGCGACGTCGAAGGCCTGGGCCTGAGCATCGCCAACACCAAGAAAGACTATAAGGGCAAGCAGCTCGCACCCTGGTTGGCGCAGGTTTCGTACCCGACCCTGAAGACCTCCAAGCCGATCTTCATCGGCACCGGCGCCGATGACACCACCCCCGCCGCCGCCACCCAGGTCAAGTTGATGCAGGACGCGTGCAACGCAGGTTCCGTGGTCGAAGGCCACCTGTACAAAGGCCTGGGCCACAGTGCCACGGTCAATGCGTCGCTCAAGGACTCGATACCGTTCGCCCACAAGGTCATCAACGACCAGCCGATCACCCCGGTCTGCGCCCCGACCGCCCAGTAA
- a CDS encoding ABC transporter substrate-binding protein: MKNLWRKTVAALFGVLAFSTVHAEPASVKIAIVAFTQGGKPVFGGIAGRVIEEGWLEAQLRERGVKLEWIALPHAGAGPQINEGFSNNSLDFAVRGDLPSVIAGAGGVPGKLIVPGGSGNNIYLVVPESSSAKTIEDLKGKRLALHRGRPWEFAFSNFLASKGLKLDDFKIANLNPQVGAAAVSAGKVDAAVLLSEAYALEDKGVGKIIWSTKQGSNDWRLVSDLWGTDTFVQQHPDITQLLATAWVKAAWWISQAQNQDAYYQLSSRAGTAESVLRRDDQNDPVAWKERWAPKSDAQLKAHYQALTAYALANHLIRDTYDIGPSLATGFTNQALIDLKLTDYWPALRGQVSTNP; this comes from the coding sequence ATGAAAAACCTTTGGCGCAAGACCGTCGCGGCGCTGTTCGGGGTGCTGGCATTCAGCACGGTCCACGCTGAGCCGGCCTCGGTAAAAATCGCCATCGTCGCCTTTACCCAAGGCGGCAAGCCGGTATTCGGCGGCATCGCCGGGCGGGTGATCGAAGAGGGATGGCTGGAAGCGCAATTGCGCGAGCGCGGCGTAAAGCTTGAGTGGATCGCCCTGCCCCACGCCGGCGCCGGTCCGCAGATCAACGAAGGTTTCAGCAACAACAGCCTGGACTTCGCCGTACGCGGCGACTTGCCCTCGGTGATCGCCGGGGCCGGTGGCGTGCCGGGCAAGCTGATCGTGCCCGGCGGCAGCGGCAACAACATCTACCTGGTGGTGCCCGAAAGTTCCAGCGCCAAGACCATCGAAGACCTCAAGGGTAAGCGCCTGGCGCTGCACCGGGGGCGACCATGGGAGTTTGCGTTCAGTAACTTCCTGGCCAGCAAGGGCTTGAAGCTCGACGACTTCAAGATCGCCAACCTCAACCCGCAGGTCGGCGCGGCGGCGGTGTCGGCCGGCAAGGTCGATGCGGCCGTGCTGCTCAGCGAAGCCTATGCCCTGGAAGACAAAGGCGTGGGCAAGATCATCTGGTCGACCAAGCAAGGCAGCAATGACTGGCGCCTGGTCTCCGATTTATGGGGCACCGACACCTTCGTCCAGCAGCACCCGGACATCACTCAATTACTCGCAACCGCTTGGGTCAAGGCCGCCTGGTGGATTTCCCAAGCACAGAACCAGGATGCCTATTACCAGCTGTCCTCCCGCGCCGGTACCGCCGAAAGCGTGCTGCGCCGCGACGACCAGAACGACCCAGTGGCCTGGAAAGAACGCTGGGCGCCAAAAAGCGATGCGCAACTCAAGGCCCACTACCAGGCGCTGACCGCCTACGCCCTGGCCAACCACCTGATTCGCGATACCTACGACATCGGCCCGTCTCTGGCCACCGGCTTCACTAACCAGGCCCTGATCGACCTGAAACTCACCGACTACTGGCCGGCCCTGCGCGGCCAGGTCAGCACTAATCCTTGA